The Phycisphaeraceae bacterium genome segment CGGAACCACTCCACGTGCTCGCGCGAGTTGGCGAAGGGGTCCAGTCCCACCACGTGCAGTTCCCGGCAGGTGGTGTCCAGCCGAATCCTGCGGAACGGCATGCCCGAACCGGGCTCCTCGCGGACATCCAGGTGCGCGTCGTAGTACAGGCCGACGATGTGGGGGTGCTTCGCGGTCACCGCGCGAATCACCGGCCACGTGAGGTCGTGTCCGCCTCCGACGCAGACCGGCGTCAGACCCAGGTCGAGCAGTTCCGCAACGCGCCGGGTGACGGCGTCGTGCGTGTGTTCGAGTGATGATCTTGGCTGCACGTCGCCCGCGTCGAACACGCCCACCGACGCCGGGTCGATGCGGGTCGGCCCGTGATAGTTGGCGCCGTAGCGCACCAGGGCCCGGCGGAAAGCGGCCGGACCGTCCCGCGCCCCCAGCCGCCCGTGGTTCAGCCCCACCCCGGTGTCGTCCGGAAGACCGAGCAAGGCGATGGCGCAGCCCTCGGGAGACGCGGTGCGGATCTCCGCGGCAAAGCGACCGGGCCGGGCGGCGGCGTACGGATGGTCGTTCTCGGCCATGACACGGGGCTCCGAATGGCCACGCAGGGAGCGAACCTCGCCGAGCGTCGCGCATAGCATAGTGCGTTCACCCGCTGGGGCGCGGCCTCGGCGGCGCGATTCGCCCCGGTCAGTTCCCTCCACGTCCGACAGCCATGCCCACGTACGTCTACGCCATCGTGAACCCCGACGGGACGGACGGCGACACGTTCGAGATCGTGCAGCGCATGTCCGACCCCGCCCTGACCAGACATCCTGACACGGGCCAGCCCGTCCGCCGCGTGCCCACCAGGCCGATCATTCCCGGTGCGGGGTCGGATCATCACACCCGGAAACTGCTGAGCGACAAGAACCTCCATTCGATGGGGTTCACGAAGTATCAGAAGTCAGGCGACGGGTACTACGAGAAGAAGGCCGGTCAGGGGCCGAATGTGATATCGGCCAACGATTGAAAATGTGAAGGGATCGCAGGCGAGACGTCCGCGCCGCCACGTTTGCGCCACTGGCGGGCGGACTGGATGTGCTCGCCCCCCGTCATTGGTCGGGCGATCTACACTGGCCCATGGAGATGACACCCGAGCGATGGGCATTCACCGCCGCATACCTGCGCGAGGTGTTCGGCGATCAGGACGATCACCTCGCGGGCCTGATGTGCGAGGCGACTGCCGCCGGGCTGCCGGACATCGCGGTGAGCGCGGACGTGGGGCGGCTGCTGATGCTGCTCACCTCGCTGGCGGGGGCGCGGGTGGCGATCGAGGTCGGCACGCTGGCGGGGTACTCCGGCATCTGGATCGCCCGCGGACTGGCGCCGGGCGGTCGGCTCATCACCATCGAGTACGAGCCGAAGCATGCGAACTTCGCCAGGCGGCAGTTCGAGCGAGCCGGGGTGTCCGACCGGGTGGACCTGCGCGTGGGCGCGGCCCTGAACGTGTTGCCGACGCTGGCCAAGGAACTCGGTCCGGCGTCGGTAGACGTGGTATTCCTTGACGCGGTGAAAACCGAGTACCCGGCATACTGGGAGATCGTGCGTCCGATGATCCGACCGGGCGGGCTGATTCTGGCCGACAACGTGCTGGGCGGCGGATCGTGGTGGATCGACAACGCTGGCGAGCCGTCGCGCGACGCCGCGGACCGGTTCAACCGGCTGGTGGCCGGCG includes the following:
- a CDS encoding O-methyltransferase, whose product is MEMTPERWAFTAAYLREVFGDQDDHLAGLMCEATAAGLPDIAVSADVGRLLMLLTSLAGARVAIEVGTLAGYSGIWIARGLAPGGRLITIEYEPKHANFARRQFERAGVSDRVDLRVGAALNVLPTLAKELGPASVDVVFLDAVKTEYPAYWEIVRPMIRPGGLILADNVLGGGSWWIDNAGEPSRDAADRFNRLVAGDPHFEAVAVPLREGVLIGRRVR
- a CDS encoding formimidoylglutamase — protein: MAENDHPYAAARPGRFAAEIRTASPEGCAIALLGLPDDTGVGLNHGRLGARDGPAAFRRALVRYGANYHGPTRIDPASVGVFDAGDVQPRSSLEHTHDAVTRRVAELLDLGLTPVCVGGGHDLTWPVIRAVTAKHPHIVGLYYDAHLDVREEPGSGMPFRRIRLDTTCRELHVVGLDPFANSREHVEWFRTHGGFTHDSTPESIHGEHLFVSFDLDAVSSAEAPGVSAINPVGMSARQADDAAFRAGADRRVRSFDIMELNPTYDSDGRTARLAARLFLSFVAGFATRSTE
- a CDS encoding FmdB family transcriptional regulator, translating into MPTYVYAIVNPDGTDGDTFEIVQRMSDPALTRHPDTGQPVRRVPTRPIIPGAGSDHHTRKLLSDKNLHSMGFTKYQKSGDGYYEKKAGQGPNVISAND